A stretch of Sebastes fasciatus isolate fSebFas1 chromosome 19, fSebFas1.pri, whole genome shotgun sequence DNA encodes these proteins:
- the LOC141757618 gene encoding uncharacterized protein LOC141757618 isoform X1: MENCADPIALRDHDYCSRKTVSECQAERAGDDQVGHLIFIFWIEKMSQSVHNVILKIFCSASDVFFCCELTDILSCVVDLQVHHHSAPTANPPSSAEHPEVVNFLPSPQSSTSAADMPGLLDLVPTSFATIPPDELPLLSKVSPIPQSSSAPLLHDNDPVRIHNHSVEDYQKIYHEVVDNMLHYKSGRVRPYSLELGRCIKQKLWERLNRPSFTSSVGEDGLYFTGTCTATSTGRFRQSAAARTSTSRISQHPAVSACHPESLWNIMKTRKLAIFIMHGGEKIICILIMLRRNYPISM, encoded by the exons ATGGAAAAT TGTGCTGATCCGATCGCCCTGCGGGATCACGACTACTGCAGTAGAAAAACAGTCTCCGAATGCCAggcagagagagcaggagacgACCAGGTCGGACATTTGATTTTCATATTTTGGAtagaaaaaatgtcccaaagtGTTCACAATGTAATCCTCAAGATCTTCTGCAGTGcatctgatgtgtttttctgttgtgaGTTAACTGACATCCTCTCGTGTGTTGTTGACCTTCAGGTGCACCACCACTCTGCTCCCACTGCCAaccctccctcctctgctgaACATCCAGAGGTGGTGAATTTTCTTCCTAGTCCTCAGTCCTCCACCTCAGCTGCTGACATGCCTGGGCTGCTGGATTTGGTCCCAACATCTTTTGCGACCATCCCACCTGACGAGCTGCCGCTGCTCTCCAAAGTGTCCCCCATCCCCCAGTCCTCCTCCGCTCCACTGCTCCATGACAACGACCCCGTTAGGATCCACAACCACTCTGTGGAAGACTACCAGAAGATCTACCATGAAGTGGTAGACAATATGCTTCA CTACAAGAGTGGCCGGGTTCGTCCGTACAGTCTGGAGCTTGGACGTTGTATAAAGCAGAAGCTGTGGGAGCGACTGAATCGTCCCTCATTCACGTCCTCAGTCGGTGAAGACGGGCTG TATTTTACAGGAACCTGCACCGCCACCTCTACCGGACGATTCAGACAAAGTGCTGCAGCCCGAACCTCCACCTCCAGAATCTCCCAGCATCCTGCAGTCTCCGCCTGTCATCCCGAGAGCCTTTGGAACATCATGAAGACG AGAAAATTAGCTATTTTCATCATGCATGGAGGTGAGAAGATTATCTGCATACTGATAATGCTGAGGAGGAACTATCCAATTTCCATGTAA
- the LOC141757618 gene encoding uncharacterized protein LOC141757618 isoform X2: protein MENCADPIALRDHDYCSRKTVSECQAERAGDDQVGHLIFIFWIEKMSQSVHNVILKIFCSASDVFFCCELTDILSCVVDLQVHHHSAPTANPPSSAEHPEVVNFLPSPQSSTSAADMPGLLDLVPTSFATIPPDELPLLSKVSPIPQSSSAPLLHDNDPVRIHNHSVEDYQKIYHEVVDNMLHYKSGRVRPYSLELGRCIKQKLWERLNRPSFTSSVGEDGLEPAPPPLPDDSDKVLQPEPPPPESPSILQSPPVIPRAFGTS, encoded by the exons ATGGAAAAT TGTGCTGATCCGATCGCCCTGCGGGATCACGACTACTGCAGTAGAAAAACAGTCTCCGAATGCCAggcagagagagcaggagacgACCAGGTCGGACATTTGATTTTCATATTTTGGAtagaaaaaatgtcccaaagtGTTCACAATGTAATCCTCAAGATCTTCTGCAGTGcatctgatgtgtttttctgttgtgaGTTAACTGACATCCTCTCGTGTGTTGTTGACCTTCAGGTGCACCACCACTCTGCTCCCACTGCCAaccctccctcctctgctgaACATCCAGAGGTGGTGAATTTTCTTCCTAGTCCTCAGTCCTCCACCTCAGCTGCTGACATGCCTGGGCTGCTGGATTTGGTCCCAACATCTTTTGCGACCATCCCACCTGACGAGCTGCCGCTGCTCTCCAAAGTGTCCCCCATCCCCCAGTCCTCCTCCGCTCCACTGCTCCATGACAACGACCCCGTTAGGATCCACAACCACTCTGTGGAAGACTACCAGAAGATCTACCATGAAGTGGTAGACAATATGCTTCA CTACAAGAGTGGCCGGGTTCGTCCGTACAGTCTGGAGCTTGGACGTTGTATAAAGCAGAAGCTGTGGGAGCGACTGAATCGTCCCTCATTCACGTCCTCAGTCGGTGAAGACGGGCTG GAACCTGCACCGCCACCTCTACCGGACGATTCAGACAAAGTGCTGCAGCCCGAACCTCCACCTCCAGAATCTCCCAGCATCCTGCAGTCTCCGCCTGTCATCCCGAGAGCCTTTGGAACATCATGA